A genomic region of Rhipicephalus sanguineus isolate Rsan-2018 chromosome 1, BIME_Rsan_1.4, whole genome shotgun sequence contains the following coding sequences:
- the LOC119385982 gene encoding glycine-rich protein-like, with protein sequence MKPTVLVVFFALLATAMAGFYGGFGGIGYGGYGGFGGYGGYGGYGFRGFPVGRVFSYGSIIKHGFGGYGLGLGYGGYGGYGIGYGGYGGFGRGFYG encoded by the coding sequence GTTCTTGTCGTCTTCTTTGCCCTGCTGGCCACGGCTATGGCTGGCTTTTATGGCGGTTTCGGCGGCATCGGTTACGGCGGCTACGGAGGATTTGGTGGCTACGGAGGCTACGGTGGATACGGATTTCGCGGTTTCCCAGTTGGGCGTGTGTTCTCCTACGGCTCCATCATAAAGCACGGTTTCGGCGGTTACGGTCTCGGCTTGGGCTACGGAGGATACGGCGGTTACGGAATCGGCTACGGAGGCTACGGAGGATTCGGCCGCGGCTTTTACGGATAA